In Bradyrhizobium lablabi, one DNA window encodes the following:
- a CDS encoding ABC transporter substrate-binding protein, which translates to MAISRRDVLLGSAGVLGTAAFSLPKPAIAQSEPIKIGFLAAMTGPSSAPTIGFNRGVIFAVDAINAAGGVKGRKLEVITRDTQGDPTKAVNATQELISQAKVHAIWGPFNSGEALATTPIMARGKMPNLHPCVVETLIDTAKFPNAFRLAPSNSQWDDAVRNYCLNILKAKKVAVIGDTTGYGVTAVGASVAAFKKDGAEVVYQANIDATQADMTPDMLRAKNAGTEVIVVWSVSTGMEARMFNTRATMNWDVPFVGHPSMASGELAGLVEKPENWKKVYAIGYKSCSYDAAGKLPAKSQDLVDRLLKANVAVNDTLLWWIAGGVDAIELIAKAIAESGSTDGEGLIKYWNTLSKYPGYFGTYTFTPSQHNGYPTEEIVMSEASTAKNGTFALAPGYT; encoded by the coding sequence ATGGCCATTTCACGTCGTGACGTTTTATTGGGCAGCGCCGGTGTGCTCGGCACTGCAGCATTTTCATTGCCAAAGCCCGCGATTGCCCAATCCGAGCCGATCAAGATCGGCTTTCTTGCCGCGATGACCGGACCGAGCTCGGCGCCGACCATCGGCTTCAACCGCGGCGTGATCTTCGCGGTCGATGCGATCAACGCGGCCGGCGGCGTCAAGGGCCGCAAGCTCGAAGTCATCACCCGCGATACCCAGGGCGATCCGACCAAGGCCGTGAATGCCACGCAGGAATTGATCAGCCAGGCCAAGGTCCACGCGATCTGGGGGCCGTTCAATTCCGGCGAGGCGCTTGCCACCACGCCGATCATGGCGCGCGGTAAAATGCCGAACCTCCACCCCTGCGTGGTGGAAACCCTGATCGATACGGCAAAATTTCCCAACGCGTTTCGGCTGGCGCCTTCCAACAGCCAATGGGACGACGCGGTGCGCAATTATTGCCTCAATATCCTGAAGGCGAAAAAAGTTGCCGTGATCGGCGACACTACCGGCTATGGCGTGACCGCGGTCGGCGCCTCGGTGGCGGCGTTCAAGAAGGACGGCGCTGAGGTGGTCTATCAGGCCAACATCGATGCGACCCAGGCCGACATGACGCCGGATATGCTGCGCGCCAAGAACGCCGGCACGGAAGTGATTGTGGTCTGGAGCGTCTCGACCGGCATGGAAGCGCGGATGTTCAACACCCGCGCGACGATGAACTGGGACGTTCCATTTGTCGGTCATCCCTCGATGGCTTCGGGCGAACTGGCCGGCCTGGTTGAGAAACCGGAGAACTGGAAAAAGGTCTATGCCATCGGCTACAAGAGCTGCAGTTACGATGCCGCCGGCAAATTGCCCGCGAAGAGCCAGGATCTCGTCGACCGCCTGCTCAAGGCCAATGTCGCCGTCAACGATACGCTGCTGTGGTGGATCGCCGGTGGCGTCGATGCGATCGAGCTGATCGCCAAGGCGATCGCAGAAAGCGGATCGACCGACGGCGAAGGTTTGATCAAATACTGGAACACGCTGTCGAAATATCCCGGCTATTTCGGCACCTACACCTTCACGCCGAGCCAGCATAACGGCTATCCGACCGAAGAAATCGTGATGTCGGAGGCTTCTACAGCCAAGAACGGCACCTTCGCGCTGGCGCCCGGATACACATAA
- a CDS encoding DMT family transporter, whose protein sequence is MASEALINHRMNGGEWLALLLLSVLWGGSFFFAAVLIKTLPPFTIVFLRVGLAAVILNGLLKALGMTMPDTSSAWLAFTGMGLLNNAVPFCLVVWGQNHIASGLAAILNATTPISTVVVAHLLTDDEKITGNRLLGVVAGFFGVTVLIGPEALSGLGTNVLAQIAVLTAAIFYAFAGVYGRRFKRMGIAPIQTATGQVTASAVMLFPIAMFVDHPWTLPMPALPAWAAIIGSATLSTALGYVLYFRLLSTAGATNLLLVTFLIPVSAILMGTFGLGEHLEVRHFVGLALIGSGLAAIDGRLLGRIFRPV, encoded by the coding sequence ATGGCGAGCGAGGCACTCATTAACCACCGCATGAATGGAGGCGAGTGGCTGGCGCTGCTGCTGCTGTCGGTGCTTTGGGGCGGTTCGTTCTTCTTCGCGGCCGTCCTGATCAAGACATTGCCGCCTTTCACCATCGTCTTCCTGCGCGTCGGACTGGCCGCTGTGATCCTGAATGGGCTGCTGAAAGCCCTCGGCATGACCATGCCGGACACGAGCTCCGCGTGGCTCGCCTTCACCGGAATGGGTCTGCTCAACAATGCCGTCCCGTTTTGTCTCGTGGTCTGGGGCCAGAACCACATCGCCTCCGGCTTGGCGGCGATCTTGAATGCCACCACGCCGATCTCGACGGTCGTGGTGGCGCACTTGCTGACCGACGACGAAAAAATCACCGGCAACCGGCTGCTCGGCGTGGTCGCCGGATTTTTCGGCGTGACGGTGTTGATCGGTCCGGAGGCATTGAGCGGCTTGGGCACGAATGTGCTGGCGCAAATCGCGGTTCTGACCGCGGCGATATTTTATGCGTTTGCTGGCGTCTATGGCCGTCGCTTCAAACGCATGGGCATCGCGCCGATACAGACCGCGACCGGGCAGGTGACGGCGTCGGCCGTGATGCTGTTTCCGATCGCGATGTTCGTCGACCATCCCTGGACCTTGCCGATGCCGGCGTTGCCGGCCTGGGCCGCCATTATCGGCAGCGCAACGCTTTCGACCGCGCTCGGCTACGTCTTGTATTTTCGTCTTCTCTCAACCGCCGGCGCGACCAACCTGTTGCTGGTCACCTTCCTGATCCCCGTGAGCGCGATCCTGATGGGTACCTTTGGATTAGGAGAGCATCTGGAGGTCAGGCATTTTGTCGGGTTGGCCCTGATCGGCTCGGGGCTCGCTGCGATCGACGGCCGGCTTTTGGGACGAATATTTCGGCCGGTCTAG
- a CDS encoding Spy/CpxP family protein refolding chaperone, with protein MCGDDSPEIAGLPIDQIEQVIEPTEAQRAALDDLASASISAAQKIRAACPTQMILTASGRLAFMQARIEAMISAVATVQPALEKFYGLLNDEQKARLNGVVEDQRRISAAKQVKGSLVGSCGAAQPSALQWPTGEIEARLHLTDTQRAGLETLQDASAQAADMLKTSCQPDDALTPPARLAAVGKRLDTMLQAVKLVGAALDDFYATLSDEQKAQFEAIGPRRAS; from the coding sequence ATGTGCGGTGACGACAGCCCTGAAATTGCCGGCCTTCCGATCGATCAAATTGAGCAAGTGATTGAGCCCACCGAAGCGCAACGCGCCGCACTTGACGATCTCGCCAGCGCTTCGATCTCGGCCGCCCAGAAAATTCGGGCAGCATGCCCGACACAGATGATCCTGACGGCGTCAGGCAGACTAGCGTTCATGCAAGCGCGTATCGAGGCGATGATATCGGCCGTGGCAACGGTGCAGCCGGCACTGGAGAAATTCTATGGCCTGCTGAACGATGAGCAGAAAGCCCGGCTCAACGGGGTCGTTGAAGATCAACGCAGGATATCCGCCGCGAAGCAGGTCAAAGGGTCGTTGGTCGGGAGCTGTGGCGCCGCGCAACCTTCCGCCCTGCAATGGCCGACCGGGGAGATCGAGGCCAGATTGCATCTAACCGACACACAACGTGCGGGCCTCGAAACGCTGCAAGACGCCAGCGCCCAGGCGGCGGACATGCTCAAGACCTCATGCCAGCCTGACGATGCACTCACGCCACCTGCGCGGCTCGCAGCAGTCGGAAAGCGGCTCGATACCATGCTGCAAGCGGTCAAGCTGGTAGGCGCGGCCCTTGACGATTTCTACGCAACGCTGAGCGATGAACAAAAGGCGCAATTCGAGGCGATCGGCCCAAGGCGAGCGTCTTAA
- a CDS encoding thioesterase family protein, which translates to MTEVTTGDDVLLRPAPFLSSVMQIEPQWIDYNGHLNMAYYNVMFDRAIDELWAKLGIGPGYMKARQGSTFTAECHVRYLREIHLGDPVQISILLLGADEKRLHTFEELRHASEGWLSATSENMTIHIDMTARKTAPFPTDIRDRIATLANAHSALPRPEGIGRKVAMPSK; encoded by the coding sequence ATGACCGAGGTGACCACCGGCGACGATGTGCTGCTCCGGCCCGCGCCGTTCTTATCGTCGGTGATGCAGATCGAGCCGCAATGGATCGACTATAACGGCCATCTCAACATGGCCTATTACAATGTGATGTTTGACCGCGCCATCGACGAATTATGGGCGAAGCTCGGAATCGGCCCCGGCTACATGAAGGCGCGCCAGGGGTCGACCTTCACCGCCGAATGCCATGTGCGGTACTTACGGGAAATTCATCTCGGCGATCCCGTGCAAATTTCGATCCTGCTGCTCGGCGCCGACGAGAAGCGGCTGCATACGTTTGAGGAACTGCGCCACGCCAGCGAGGGCTGGCTGTCGGCCACGTCCGAAAACATGACCATCCATATCGACATGACGGCGCGCAAGACCGCGCCGTTTCCGACCGATATTCGCGACCGCATCGCGACGCTGGCGAACGCGCACTCGGCGCTGCCGCGTCCCGAGGGCATCGGCCGCAAGGTCGCGATGCCCTCGAAATAG
- a CDS encoding FAD-binding oxidoreductase — MGLTITNQLKRPEPQALASAVEALAARFGNRLITSQAVRDQHAHTTTWLPSQPPDAVVMAQETADIQDVVRICARHSVPVIAFGTGTSLEGQVNAPAGGVCIDLRDMNKVLEVHAEDLDCVIQPGVTRKALNEYLRDQGLFFPIDPGADASLGGMASTRASGTNAVRYGTMRDNVLALKVVRGDGEIITTGTRAKKSSAGYDLTHLFVGAEGTLGIISELTIKLRGIPETIAAAACSFETVRGACQATILAIQTGIPVARIELLNAAQVRACNSYSKLSLPETPLLLLEFHGSENEVAEQSKNFGEIAKECGGGEFSWTTRPEDRTKLWQARHDAYWSVKALRPGAGVVATDVCVPISRLADCVTETEEDLKRLNLLSPIVGHVGDGNFHCSLVCDIDNPDEMARGEDFMHRLVERAQAMGGTCTGEHGIGQGKQKYLRAELGPEALDAMRALKQALDPQNIFNPGKILPAL, encoded by the coding sequence TTGGGCCTAACCATCACCAATCAACTGAAACGTCCGGAACCGCAGGCGCTGGCGAGCGCCGTGGAAGCATTGGCGGCGCGGTTCGGCAACCGGCTGATCACCTCGCAGGCGGTCCGCGACCAGCACGCCCATACCACCACCTGGTTGCCGTCCCAGCCGCCCGATGCGGTTGTCATGGCGCAGGAGACGGCTGACATCCAGGACGTGGTGCGGATTTGCGCACGCCATAGCGTTCCCGTGATCGCGTTCGGCACCGGCACTTCGCTGGAGGGGCAGGTCAACGCGCCGGCAGGCGGTGTCTGCATCGACCTGCGCGACATGAACAAGGTGCTGGAAGTCCACGCCGAGGATCTGGACTGCGTGATCCAGCCCGGCGTCACCCGCAAGGCGCTGAACGAGTATCTGCGCGACCAGGGCCTGTTCTTTCCGATCGATCCCGGCGCCGATGCCTCGCTCGGCGGCATGGCGTCGACGCGGGCGTCCGGCACCAACGCCGTGCGCTACGGCACCATGCGCGACAATGTGCTGGCGCTGAAGGTAGTGCGCGGCGACGGCGAGATCATCACCACCGGCACGCGGGCGAAAAAATCCTCTGCCGGTTACGACCTGACGCATCTCTTCGTCGGCGCCGAAGGCACGCTCGGCATCATCTCCGAACTGACGATAAAACTGCGCGGCATTCCCGAAACCATTGCGGCTGCGGCCTGCTCGTTCGAGACCGTGCGCGGCGCCTGCCAGGCGACGATCCTGGCGATCCAGACCGGCATTCCCGTGGCGCGCATCGAATTGCTCAACGCGGCGCAGGTCAGGGCTTGCAATTCCTATTCGAAATTGTCGCTTCCGGAGACGCCGCTGTTGCTGCTCGAATTCCACGGCAGCGAGAACGAGGTCGCCGAGCAATCCAAAAATTTCGGCGAGATCGCCAAGGAATGCGGCGGCGGCGAATTCTCCTGGACCACACGGCCCGAGGATCGCACAAAACTCTGGCAGGCACGGCACGACGCCTATTGGTCGGTGAAGGCGCTACGCCCCGGTGCGGGCGTGGTGGCGACCGACGTCTGCGTGCCGATTTCGCGGCTCGCCGACTGCGTAACCGAAACCGAAGAGGATCTGAAGCGCCTCAATCTGCTGTCGCCGATTGTCGGCCATGTCGGAGACGGCAACTTCCACTGCTCGCTGGTGTGCGACATCGACAATCCCGACGAAATGGCGCGCGGCGAAGACTTCATGCATCGTCTGGTCGAACGCGCGCAGGCGATGGGCGGCACCTGCACCGGCGAACACGGCATCGGGCAGGGCAAGCAGAAATACCTCAGGGCCGAGCTCGGCCCGGAAGCGCTGGATGCGATGCGCGCGCTGAAGCAGGCGCTCGATCCGCAGAATATCTTCAATCCCGGAAAGATCTTGCCGGCGCTGTAA
- a CDS encoding ABC transporter ATP-binding protein yields the protein MSPIISVANLSKIYGSGFKALDNINLEIRRGEIFALLGPNGAGKTTLISIICGIANPTHGKVLVDGHDIIKSYRAARSLIGLVPQELHTDAFESVWATVSFSRGLFGKPKNPAHIEKVLKDLSLWDKKDAKIVTLSGGMKRRVMIAKALSHEPQILFLDEPTAGVDVELRKGMWEVVRQLQASGVTIILTTHYIEEAEEMADRIGVINKGEIILVEEKAKLMEKLGKKQLKLHLQGKIDAIPSALTPYNLELSDEGCQLTYNYDTKGERTGITSLLSDLRNAGIRFSDLDTTQSTLEDIFVSLVRAP from the coding sequence ATGTCCCCCATTATATCTGTTGCAAATCTGTCGAAAATCTACGGCTCCGGTTTCAAGGCGCTTGACAACATCAACCTGGAAATCCGCCGCGGTGAGATCTTCGCGCTGCTGGGCCCGAACGGCGCCGGCAAGACCACGCTGATCAGCATCATCTGCGGCATCGCCAATCCGACCCACGGCAAGGTCCTGGTCGACGGCCACGACATCATCAAATCCTATCGCGCGGCGCGATCGCTGATCGGCTTGGTGCCGCAGGAACTGCACACCGACGCTTTCGAATCAGTGTGGGCGACGGTGAGCTTCAGCCGCGGCCTGTTCGGCAAGCCGAAAAACCCCGCCCATATTGAAAAGGTGCTGAAGGACCTGTCGCTGTGGGACAAGAAGGACGCCAAGATCGTCACTTTGTCCGGTGGCATGAAGCGCCGGGTGATGATCGCCAAAGCGCTGTCGCACGAACCGCAGATCTTGTTTCTCGATGAGCCGACCGCCGGCGTCGACGTCGAACTGCGCAAGGGCATGTGGGAAGTGGTGCGGCAGCTGCAGGCCTCCGGCGTCACCATTATCCTCACCACGCATTACATCGAGGAGGCCGAGGAAATGGCCGACCGCATCGGCGTCATCAACAAGGGCGAGATCATCCTGGTCGAGGAGAAAGCCAAGCTGATGGAAAAGCTCGGCAAGAAGCAGTTGAAGCTGCATCTGCAAGGCAAGATCGATGCGATCCCGTCGGCGCTTACGCCCTATAACCTCGAACTGTCAGATGAAGGCTGCCAGCTGACTTACAATTACGACACCAAGGGCGAGCGCACCGGCATCACCAGCCTGCTCAGCGACCTCCGCAACGCCGGCATCCGCTTTTCCGATCTCGACACCACCCAGTCGACGCTGGAAGACATCTTCGTCAGCCTGGTGAGGGCGCCATGA
- a CDS encoding type II toxin-antitoxin system HicA family toxin: protein MLRDSRDIIRRLEEDGFRLVSVRGSHHKFRHPVSNKMTIVTHPKRDLPLGTVRAIYRQVGWDKD from the coding sequence ATGCTGAGGGATAGTCGTGATATTATCAGGCGCCTTGAGGAAGACGGCTTCAGGCTGGTTAGCGTACGAGGGTCCCATCACAAGTTTCGCCATCCGGTATCAAACAAGATGACGATTGTCACTCATCCGAAGCGAGACCTGCCGCTTGGCACTGTTCGTGCTATTTACCGGCAGGTGGGCTGGGACAAGGATTAG
- a CDS encoding DUF2336 domain-containing protein, which produces MSDVKTFLRGLDEAIQRGTPESRMKALWHTTDLMITGRYSEEEIWTFGEVIGRLADEIEVATRAQLSKQLARFDQAPVNIIHKLAFDDEIEVAGPVLQESERLEPYALIANACLKSQTHLLAISKRKSLDETVTDELVTRGDQEVVKSVATNNGARFSDFGFLHMIKRAEGDSILAEQLGLRKDIPRHVFQQLIAKASEDVRKRLERERPGMVDQIQSSVTDVAGELQSKFGPVSRTYFVAKRVVATQHRLGNLNETSISLYARSHKIEEVTIGLSLLCALPGDVIERALLDKNREMLLILCKALDFSWATTMSLLFLGAKDHRITAQDLSDLEKEFGRLNLETSRSVLKFYQSRKNAAVADSNARRQSTAAGASR; this is translated from the coding sequence ATGAGTGACGTAAAAACGTTTCTGAGGGGGTTAGACGAGGCGATCCAGCGGGGGACGCCCGAAAGCCGCATGAAGGCGCTGTGGCATACCACCGATCTGATGATCACCGGCCGCTATAGCGAGGAAGAGATATGGACCTTCGGCGAGGTGATCGGACGGCTCGCGGATGAGATCGAAGTGGCAACCCGGGCGCAGCTTTCCAAGCAGCTCGCCCGCTTCGACCAGGCCCCGGTCAATATCATTCACAAGCTTGCCTTCGACGACGAGATCGAAGTCGCAGGACCCGTGCTCCAGGAGTCCGAGCGATTGGAGCCTTACGCCCTGATCGCCAACGCCTGCCTCAAGAGCCAGACGCATCTGCTCGCGATCTCGAAACGAAAATCGCTCGACGAGACGGTCACCGACGAACTGGTGACGCGCGGCGATCAGGAGGTCGTGAAGTCGGTCGCTACCAACAACGGCGCGCGTTTCTCGGATTTCGGCTTTCTGCACATGATCAAGCGCGCCGAAGGCGATTCGATCCTCGCCGAGCAGCTCGGGCTGCGCAAGGACATCCCAAGGCATGTGTTTCAGCAGCTGATCGCCAAAGCGTCGGAAGACGTGAGAAAGCGGCTGGAACGCGAGCGGCCCGGCATGGTCGATCAGATTCAGTCCTCGGTGACCGACGTCGCGGGCGAGCTGCAGTCGAAATTCGGCCCGGTTTCGCGAACCTATTTCGTCGCCAAGCGGGTGGTGGCGACGCAGCACCGGCTGGGCAATTTGAACGAGACCAGCATATCGCTGTACGCGCGGTCTCATAAGATCGAAGAGGTCACCATCGGACTGTCCTTGCTGTGCGCGTTGCCGGGCGACGTGATCGAACGGGCCCTGCTGGACAAGAACAGGGAAATGCTCTTGATTCTCTGCAAGGCCCTCGATTTTTCGTGGGCGACGACGATGTCGCTGCTGTTCCTTGGCGCCAAGGATCACCGCATCACTGCTCAGGACCTCAGTGACCTGGAAAAGGAATTCGGCCGCCTCAATCTCGAGACATCCCGCAGCGTTCTGAAATTCTATCAGTCGCGCAAGAATGCCGCGGTTGCCGATTCCAACGCGCGACGGCAGTCCACCGCCGCGGGTGCATCGAGATGA
- a CDS encoding ATP-dependent helicase, which translates to MTEPNRLTPHGVPDHQPAAGGIAARARAAVTPQYLSGLNPEQREAVETLDGPVLVLAGAGTGKTRVLTCRIAHILSQGRARPGEILSVTFTNKAAREMKLRLGQMLGHAVEGMPWLGTFHSIAGRILRTHAELVQLKSNFTVLDVDDQIRLLKQLLQADNIDDKRWPARMLAGLIDGWKNRGLMPSQVPAGEAAVFGNGRGGKLYALYQERLKILNAADFGDLLLENIRLFREHPDVLRNYQNRFKFILVDEYQDTNVAQYLWLRLLAQAPSSSTSPRLRGEVELRSNSGEGDSPRVEPVERAPHPDPLPVREKIVAPASPPKNICCVGDDDQSIYGWRGAEVDNILRFDHDFPGAKVIRLERNYRSTGHILAAASHLIAHNEGRLGKTLRTEDVDGEKVTVTGAWDSEEEARAIGEEIEELQRAGHKLNDVAILVRASFQMREFEDRFVTLGLPYRVIGGPRFYERAEIRDALAYLRVINSPADDLAFERIVNVPKRGLGDATVQMLHDHARKRRIPLSEAARAVVETDELKPKARGALRDLIASFDRWRAQSEVTLHTELAEIVLDESGYTEMWQKDRSADAAGRLENLKELVRSMEEFENLQGFLEHISLVMDREGGAEDDAVSLMTLHSAKGLEFDNVFLPGWEEGLFPSQRTLDEQGRAGLEEERRLAHVGLTRARRRAKLYFATNRRIHGTWSTTIPSRFLDELPAHNVEITESKGGSGWGGSGGYGPSRFDNVEAFGSSYTTPGWQRAQANRARGQGGRGGGFDERQSPFSSGRGDTGGFSRTKRAPMTIEGELVAKSTGTTSEFSLDDRVFHQKFGYGRVVKIDGNKLTIAFEKAGEKKVVDSFVERV; encoded by the coding sequence ATGACCGAGCCGAACCGACTGACCCCTCACGGCGTCCCCGATCACCAGCCCGCGGCCGGCGGCATCGCCGCGCGCGCGCGTGCGGCTGTGACCCCGCAATATCTCTCAGGCCTCAACCCCGAACAGCGCGAGGCGGTGGAGACGCTGGATGGCCCGGTGCTGGTGCTGGCCGGGGCCGGCACCGGCAAAACGCGTGTGCTGACCTGCCGGATCGCCCACATCCTGAGCCAGGGGCGCGCCCGTCCCGGTGAAATTCTCTCTGTCACCTTCACCAACAAGGCGGCGCGCGAGATGAAGCTGCGGCTCGGCCAGATGCTGGGCCACGCCGTCGAGGGCATGCCGTGGCTCGGCACCTTTCACTCGATCGCCGGGCGCATCCTGCGCACCCATGCCGAACTGGTGCAGCTGAAATCCAATTTCACCGTGCTCGACGTCGACGACCAGATCCGGCTGTTGAAGCAATTGTTGCAGGCCGACAATATCGACGACAAGCGCTGGCCGGCGCGCATGCTTGCCGGTCTGATCGACGGCTGGAAGAACCGCGGCTTGATGCCGTCGCAGGTGCCGGCGGGCGAAGCGGCAGTGTTCGGCAATGGCCGCGGCGGCAAGCTCTATGCCCTCTACCAGGAACGCCTGAAGATCCTCAACGCCGCCGATTTCGGCGATCTGTTGCTGGAGAACATCCGGCTGTTCCGCGAGCATCCCGACGTGCTCCGGAATTACCAGAACCGGTTCAAGTTCATCCTGGTCGATGAATATCAGGACACCAACGTCGCGCAATATCTGTGGCTGCGGCTTTTGGCGCAGGCGCCGTCTTCTTCCACCTCGCCCCGCCTGCGGGGAGAGGTCGAATTGCGAAGCAATTCGGGTGAGGGGGACTCTCCGCGAGTCGAGCCTGTCGAGAGAGCCCCTCACCCCGACCCTCTCCCCGTGAGGGAGAAGATTGTCGCGCCCGCCTCGCCCCCCAAAAACATCTGCTGCGTCGGCGACGACGACCAGTCGATCTATGGCTGGCGCGGCGCGGAGGTCGACAACATCCTGCGCTTCGACCACGATTTTCCCGGCGCCAAGGTCATTCGCCTCGAGCGCAATTACCGCTCGACCGGCCACATCCTCGCTGCTGCCTCGCATCTCATCGCACATAATGAGGGACGGCTGGGCAAGACGCTGCGCACCGAGGATGTCGACGGCGAGAAAGTCACCGTCACCGGCGCCTGGGATTCGGAGGAAGAAGCTCGCGCCATCGGCGAGGAGATCGAGGAGCTGCAGCGCGCCGGCCACAAGCTCAACGACGTCGCCATTTTGGTGCGCGCCTCGTTCCAGATGCGCGAGTTCGAGGATCGGTTTGTCACCCTCGGCCTGCCCTATCGCGTGATCGGCGGTCCGAGGTTCTACGAGCGCGCCGAAATCCGCGACGCGCTGGCCTATTTGCGCGTGATCAATTCGCCGGCCGACGATCTCGCCTTCGAGCGCATCGTCAATGTGCCGAAGCGCGGGCTTGGCGATGCCACGGTGCAGATGCTGCACGATCACGCCCGCAAGCGCCGCATTCCGCTTTCTGAGGCCGCCCGCGCCGTGGTCGAGACCGACGAATTGAAGCCGAAAGCGCGCGGCGCCTTACGCGACCTGATCGCCAGTTTCGATCGCTGGCGCGCGCAAAGCGAAGTCACCCTGCACACCGAACTCGCCGAGATCGTGCTCGACGAGAGCGGCTATACCGAGATGTGGCAGAAAGACCGCTCGGCAGATGCCGCCGGGCGCCTCGAGAACCTTAAAGAGCTGGTGCGCTCGATGGAGGAATTCGAAAACCTGCAAGGTTTTCTGGAGCACATCTCGCTGGTGATGGACCGCGAGGGCGGCGCCGAGGACGATGCGGTGTCGCTGATGACGCTGCATTCCGCCAAAGGACTCGAATTCGACAATGTGTTCCTGCCCGGCTGGGAGGAAGGGTTGTTTCCGAGCCAGCGCACGCTCGACGAACAGGGCCGCGCCGGCCTCGAAGAAGAAAGACGTCTTGCCCATGTCGGGCTGACGCGGGCGCGCCGCCGCGCCAAACTCTATTTTGCTACCAACCGCCGCATCCATGGCACCTGGTCGACCACGATCCCGTCGCGCTTTCTCGACGAATTGCCGGCGCACAATGTCGAGATCACCGAGTCAAAAGGTGGCTCCGGTTGGGGCGGCTCTGGCGGCTACGGCCCCTCGCGCTTCGACAATGTCGAAGCCTTCGGCTCGAGCTATACGACGCCGGGCTGGCAGCGCGCGCAGGCCAACCGCGCCCGCGGCCAAGGCGGGCGCGGCGGCGGTTTTGATGAACGCCAGTCGCCGTTTTCGAGTGGACGCGGTGACACCGGCGGTTTTTCACGCACCAAGCGCGCGCCCATGACGATCGAAGGCGAGCTGGTGGCAAAGTCCACCGGCACGACGTCGGAGTTTTCGCTCGACGACCGCGTGTTCCACCAGAAATTCGGCTACGGCCGGGTGGTGAAGATCGACGGCAACAAGCTCACCATCGCGTTTGAAAAGGCCGGTGAGAAGAAGGTGGTCGATAGTTTTGTGGAGCGGGTGTAA
- a CDS encoding DUF1328 domain-containing protein yields the protein MLSWVVTFLVIALIAGILGFGGIAGVSIEIAKAIFFIAVVLFLVSAVVGLARGRTRV from the coding sequence ATGCTGAGTTGGGTCGTTACGTTTTTGGTCATTGCGCTGATCGCGGGCATTTTGGGCTTTGGCGGCATCGCCGGAGTTTCCATCGAAATCGCGAAGGCCATCTTCTTCATCGCAGTGGTGCTGTTCCTGGTCTCGGCCGTAGTCGGCCTCGCGCGCGGCCGCACCCGCGTCTAG
- a CDS encoding type II toxin-antitoxin system HicB family antitoxin, whose protein sequence is MPHYIALIHKDTDSCYGVSFPDIPGVITGGDTIDEAMQQAAEVLQFAAEDWTNPDGSTGFKPPSTIDELRKDPEFLEDAKDAVVALVEFPAPAHAAE, encoded by the coding sequence ATGCCGCACTACATCGCATTGATCCACAAAGATACCGACAGTTGCTATGGCGTGTCGTTTCCGGACATTCCGGGTGTAATCACCGGAGGAGACACTATTGACGAAGCCATGCAGCAGGCCGCTGAGGTTCTGCAATTTGCAGCAGAGGACTGGACTAACCCTGACGGGTCGACCGGTTTCAAGCCGCCAAGCACCATCGATGAGTTGCGTAAGGACCCAGAGTTTCTTGAAGATGCAAAGGACGCCGTAGTTGCCCTGGTCGAATTTCCCGCGCCCGCCCACGCGGCGGAATGA